The sequence GTGGGCCTACGGCTTCGCGTATGGCCACGTGAACAAGTGGGGCTGGGTGCAGAACGGCTGGTTCTGCAAGTAGGCCGATGCCCAGGCCGCGCGCGGCGTCACTCCTCTTCGCCGCGCGCGAGCCTCATGCCGGGATGGGCCTCCGCGAGCGTCGTGTGCTCGCGCTCCTGCGTGAGGCCGGGGGCACTGGCGAGCGTCTCCTCCTCGCGCTCCTGCGTGAGCCCCGTGGAGCTGGAGAGCTTCGTGTCGCCGTGCGGGTTAGCGGCCCTCGCCACCGAGTGCGTGTGCGCGCGCTCCAGCCGGGTACTGGACAGCGGGTGCTCGCTGCCCGGGGTGCCCTCGGCCAGGGTGCGGTGCGTGGGCTCGACGTGGATGTACTCGAAGCGCTCGCGCGGCTCGCGGGGCGTGAGGAGGGCGCCGAGCGGTCCCGGCAGGTACTCATGGAGCCGGTGCAGTGAGCCGTCGGAGAGGGCTTCGGCCAGCACGCCGCAGACGACTCCCGTGTGCTCCATCGCGAAGCCCGGCCGCACGTGCTCGCGGCCGGCGATGCGCGTGTAGAGCGCGTCCTCGTCGAAGTCCTGCTCCGGGCCATCGGTCTCCAGCATGCGGACCAGCGGGGCGGGGAGGTCCTCGGCCAGCCGGAGGACCTCCTTCCTTCCGAGCCGCTCGCCCACCACGCCGAGCACGGCGCTCGCGACGCGGGCGGCCTCTTCGGGGCCGGACAGGCCCGCGCGCTCGGCGACGCGCATCAGGAAATCGTCGTGGGTCACCGCCTGCCTCCTTCCGCTCCTGGGACGTTGTGCACGTGCGGCGCGTCCCGGCCTTCCGCGCCCGAAGGTCCCAAGAGGGGCAGGCAGGGGCCCGTGCTACCGTCGCCGGACGATGCGCCTTCCCAACGCCGCAGTGCCCCGTGCCGCTGCCGTCCTCTCCCTCGTGCTCCTGTCCGTACTGGCGGGCTGCCGCAAGACGGACGCCGAGCGGGCCGCCGAGGAGCGGGCGGAAATCGAGAAGAAGATTCGCGACTCGTACGCGCTGGTGCCGTACCGCGCCATCAAGCTGACGTACCGGGCCGAGGGCCAGCCCAACGCGCCCGAGGAGATTGCCGCCCTCTGGAAGGCCGTCGAGGAGACACGGGCGCTGCCGGAGAAGCCCGCCACCGCGGAGGAGTCGCGCCGCGTGGCGAAGCTGTACCTGGACCTGGGCATCGCCTTCTACAAGGCGAAGAAGACGCTGGAGAAGCGCGACGAGGACGAGTTCCCCCTGCTGTGGAACCGCTTCATGCCGGAGACGCCGGGCCCGCTGTCGGGGTACGACGCGGGGCAGGAGCACGCCATCCTCGCCGCCGTGTGGGTGGTGCTCGACCAGGCGGACCGGAGCGACCGCGTCCCCGCCACGGATGTCGTGTTCTACGAGTTGGCGCGCGCCGTGCCCCAGCCCTCGTGGCCCGCGGGGCTGCGCGTGGGAGTGCAGGGCGGCCGCGGCCTCGCGTTCTGCGGCGCGGGCTACCACTACGCCGCCGAGGAGGAGTTGAACGCCTATCTCTCCGGTATCGAAGCGCTGTCGCCGGACAGCTTCACGCCGATGCCGCACGCCACGGCCGTGGAGGAGCGCGAGGCGCTGCTCGCCGCCGGCTACTTCGTGCGTGCGTGGAACCGCATGGGGCTCAAGCGCGAGCGCGCCGCGGAGGACGACATCGAGCGCGGCCTCCAGTCGCTGGAGAAGCTGGGCGTGGAGAACGAGTTGACGTGGTGGGGCTGGGCCTTCATCCACTTTCGCCGCGAGCGCTACGAGGAGTCCGCGAAGTTCCTCGACAAGCTGGCCGCGAGCCCGTTCATCAGCGCCACCGCGCGCGAGGAGATTCACGCCAGCGCGGAGGAGATGCGCAAGCACGGCAAGAAGCTGCCCATCTTCCTGCAGGCGCGCGCGGCCCTCATCCTCACCGAGGCGCTCGTCGCCCGGGCGGGCGGGCTGGAGAACATCCTCGTCGTCGTGCTCGGCCCGGAGCGCGGGAAGCAGGTCTACGAGCCCATCGCGTGGATGGACCGGGT comes from Pyxidicoccus parkwaysis and encodes:
- a CDS encoding DUF2267 domain-containing protein — encoded protein: MTHDDFLMRVAERAGLSGPEEAARVASAVLGVVGERLGRKEVLRLAEDLPAPLVRMLETDGPEQDFDEDALYTRIAGREHVRPGFAMEHTGVVCGVLAEALSDGSLHRLHEYLPGPLGALLTPREPRERFEYIHVEPTHRTLAEGTPGSEHPLSSTRLERAHTHSVARAANPHGDTKLSSSTGLTQEREEETLASAPGLTQEREHTTLAEAHPGMRLARGEEE